The DNA segment ATATTTTAGAATACCAGTTAAAACTATATCGGTAAAGTTTAAACAAATGAGATTTACACAGTTACTTTAAAATTAAAGAAATGATGAATTAGAACTAACTGGCAATCTCAGTTACCATGTTTTTGTTAAAAATAGCTTCTTTAAAGTTTAATTTAACCCTAGTCCCTCAATGTGGCTTGATAAAAAAGTTAAGAGATTTTTGCTTTAAAAAAGAATTTAATTAAGGACGTTAGGATCTAATAGGCATTAGAGGTTAAGTCCTAAAATCTAAAGGAAATATATTCTCCCATTAGCAGTGTAATGCGTTAGTGATACTAAGTAGACGAACGTTGACACCAATACTACTAACAGTGAAATCTGCCAAAAATCTCTTGTCTCATGGATACTACCTCATCATTTGTAATGTTTTTTTGTATAGATAAATACTTAATGTTGAGATTACAGCATTTTTGCTCTTGTAATCCTTAACTGCTCCTAACACAGTGCAGTATTGCCCATCCGAGAATAAGTCAAAGCCGATGATAATGATAAGAATTTTCAATAAATTTGCTATTTTTACAGTCGACACAGCTAGCTATACTACCCCTAGTGCCGATTTTTCAAAGCTTTTACCGCCAAAACCATCAGCACGAGATTACCTTGACTTATGGATTAGGTTAAGAGAAACTAACTAATAACAGATGTGTTGACTTATAAAATTCATAATTTTTGTAAATTTTCTGAGATATTTATTTTGAGAGATGGAACATTAGTTAAAAAATGGCAAGTTTGTATCTAAGTAACAATGTTCCTGGAGCTATACATATAGCTTGCTGCTAAGGCAGTAAAATTCAAGCGGACTTATTGTGGTTGGCTAAGAGTATGGAAACATTAGAATTCATCATTTATCCAGACGGTCGGGTACAAGAAACAGTCACTGGCATTGTAGGGGCTTCCTGTGCTGAGGTTACAGCAGCAATAGAAGCACAGCTAGGGCAAGTACTCACTCATGAGCCAACCTCAGAATTTTTCGCTACGCAGGTTCAGGAATCTAGCCTGGCAAATACGCAAACTACTTACAGCGATTGGTAAGTTCTCACAGCAGTTCATTGTCGTTGATTTACAACCACCATGTCACACTTTAGCCAAATTAAGACTCAGATCCGTAACCTCGAATCTTTACAAGAAGCGCTCACCGATTTGGGCATAGACTGGAAACCAGGCCCACAGGAAGTACGCGGCTATCGCGGTCAGACCCATCCTGCGGAAATTACCATTGAGCAGGAGAATGGCTATGACATCGGCTTTAGATGGAATGGCAAAGAATATGAGCTAGTAGCAGACCTACAATATTGGCAACAAAATTTGTCAGTTGATGGTTTCCTACGCCAAGTTACCCAACGTTATGCTTACCAAACAGTAGTGAAAGAAACTGCTCGTGTAGGCTTCCAAGTCTCCGAACAGCAAAAAAATGACGATGGTTCTATTCGCCTAGTTGTACAGCGCTGGAGTGCGTAATGGCTGATTTTCTGCCGTCGCCAGAACAAGAAGACAATCGTTCCGGTTTTGAGCCAGAACTAGGGGGTTTTTTGCGGGATGCCCCAGAACGTTCTGGTTTTGAACCAGAATTGGGCGGAATATTGCGGCAAAAAGGTGTTTATGTTGACGAGATCACCTGTATTGGTTGCAAGCATTGCGCTCATGTGGCGCGGAACACATTCTACATTGAGCCTGATTATGGGCGATCGCGTGTAATTCGTCAAGATGGGGACGCGGAAGAAGTTATTCAAGAAGCAATTGACACTTGTCCGGTTGATTGTATTCATTGGGTTGATTACACCGAACTCAAGAATTTAGAAGAAGATCGTAAATTCCAGGTAATTCCTGTTGTTGGCTACCCAGTAGATCACGCAGTTGCAACTACCGAAAAGCGGCGGCGAAAGCAAAAGTCCAAGAATAAAAAATCCCGTTATTAAAATAAAAATAACTCTATAAAAATAAAAGGACTGTTAATAACAGCCCTTTTATTTTTATGATTTTTTAAAGTTTCAATTTAGCATCAATCCGGTATACACCTTTGTTGATTACTCCTGAGCCTAACCTCATTTCACGCACTTAACTAAATTGAATTTAACTATATTTTATTTAAGGTTCAAAGGGTCATGCTGTGACAACAACTTTTCTACTTTCGCTTCATCAATGCGCGCAGCTAATCTTCTGGCTTCATGCAAATCTCTAGTAGTTTTAGCTAGAGTAAAAGTTGAACCAACAGAGAAAGCCAAACCCATACTCATAAAGCCTTTTACCCAGTTATCTACAGGTAAATTCACAATTCCAAAACTGGTCATAGAAATAGAAAGCATAAAAGCAGCCCAGGTTTGAATAACCCAAGCCGGACTATCTTTCTGAGGTCCAATAGTTTGCATATTTTCCACCTTTGATGAGATTTCTTAAGAATAATTATTTCTGTGTTTTAATGTTCCATTGGTTGCTGAATCTTTAATCATTAAGATTAACTTTGATTATATTGATTACTAGATTCACTAATTTTTAGAATAAATCCACTTTATTAACTGGACTCAGAAAGGTAATCTTTCACTAATAAAAACAAGTAAAAACTGGCACAGTAACTGTACCAGTTTTAGGATTGTCATCAAGCTCTAGTTTATATTCTCAAAGTTTCAGCTTTACCTAGCAACTAATGACTAACTATTCAGTCTCTGGAAAGGTTTGTACCTTACCATCTGGGCTAAGAAGAACCCGAATCCGTGTCATTTGCCCAGAGCGATTAGCAGAAACAAAGGGTTCTCCGATAGCAGGCATCCCCACTAGATCAACATAATCTCTAGCTGCCTTGCCTAAAGGTAAGATCCGCTCAATTGAGCCATCTACACCCAGCATGACACTATACTCTAGGGTTTGTACAAATCCTGAGGGTGGTTGCCAACGCTTTTTGAAAAACTCCCTAGCTTCTGCTACCTGGGGTGTATCAAACAGTGTACTAGTGTTACTCGTAGCAATTTCGCTAGGCAAAGCTGTCTTAGCTTCACTTCTCGAACCATCTATTAATGAGCTAGTTTCAGCTAACTCTGGGGAAGTATTGACTCTACTTCTTGCAGCTTGTGAGGTTACCGGTGAGTAAGCCTGAGGAATTGCATTGTTAGGTATGGTAGCCAGTGGTGGCGGTACTGGTGGGATACCAGATGAAAGGTTACTTGTAGAGGTAGATAATCTGGGGGGTAAACTCCGCTTGAGCGTAACTCCTCCTGAGTTAATTCCCCCTGAGGGATTTGGTTGAATGGCAACTTGTTGCCCTGGTATAGTAATGCCCGGATTGCCTGAGATTGGCGGAATGTTTGTCTGAGGGATATTTAATGCTTGTTTTGAAGCTACAGAATTGGGCGGTAAAGCAGAATTCGTGGTTGTAGGAGAATTACCTGGAAAACTGGTATTAGGAGATATGAGGGGAGTTGTCGGTAAACCAGTATTGGGAGGAGGTGGCGGAGCCGAACCTAAAGGCAGAGTCGAGGAATTATTGGCAGGGGCTAGCTCAGATTGAGGCGCAGGAAAATTAGGTAAGGTTGGTTGTAAAGCTATTTGTTCATCGTTGGGATTGCTGTTTGTCGCTGTCTGCTGGTCTTTTTGTTTGGTGTTGTTTGCATATTGCCAAGTTAAAGGCGTTAAACCTAAAGCTAATACTAATACGGCAGCAACAGAAGCCCAAGCGGGGAACCGTACTATAGAACTAGTGTTATTGAGAGATGGTAATGCCATTACATCTGTCGAATATTCATCTAACGCTGTTGCTAGATCGAACAGTTGCAGCAAACTTAGTTGAATAACATAGCCAGATGCTTGATTAGCTAAGGAACCAAGAAATAAATTGTGTGTTAAATAATCGCCCGGTTCTAAATAGATTTTTGTCCCTGGTATTTGGGGTATAAAAGATTTTGTGGTTTTAGATAAGAGTGAAGCTTGATGAAAATCTGTTAATTCTTCAGTAGATACTTTAGTTGAATCTTCAAGTTCAGAGACATTAAAACGAAAACTATCTGGTGGTTGTTGGAGAAATTGCTGTACGTAAGTGGTGACAGCATCACATAGGGCTTCAAGTTGATCGCGATCGCCTCGAATTGGTACTCTGTTTTCTTCCGGCAATTGCGGGTCATCAAAGCGCAACTCAAAGGTTAGGTGTCTAAGTACTGGTTTGCCCATCCAACGTGACAAAGGGGAGCTTTGCGCCAATACTTCTAGCGTACAAGTAGGTGGTGTGTAGCGACGAATGACAGAATTAGATAGAGGCATGGCAGGAACTGCAAAGGAGATGTTTTCAAAATTTTGCGGAACGGTCGATGAGTGCTAGCCAAAGACGGCGGTGTCCACCAGGAGCGCTATAAAACAGCAAATCTACAAGTAGTTTCAGCGCTAGGTTAGTTAGTAAATCCGTCGAGATTTGCTCGTCCTCTTCCATCCGCTCTTGGTAGGTGTTGCAGAAAGCATCTATGTAGTCTCCAAGTAAAGCAGCCTGATGAGGTTCCCGATTTTTTTCCGCCATTTGTTCTAGTAGACCCACCGCACGACGAATTAATTCCTGGTGCTGTTTGGCGAGGTAGCAGATGATGAGAACAAGCGATCGCGCTTCTTCTACATCCAGCTTTTTCCGCCCTCCTTGACCTTTGCGTAGAGGGTTTGACTGACGTAAGCGCCATAAAGCTACGCGGTCTGGCACTTTCGACTCTAGATTCAGACTGGTTGCCGCCGAGAGCATAGCCTCAGAGCCAATTCCCGTCAGGGTTTCCAGTGCCAACAGTACCAAGTCTAACTGAGTTTTGATGTTGTCCCATTCCACGACATTTGGGGTTGGGAGTTTAATTAAGTCCTCCCATTGGGAATTGGGAGTGGCTGGATCAGCGGCCGATTGCATAACTTTAAGCATAGGTGATCAGGCTGGTAGGGGCTGTTGCTGTTACCCATTTTGAAACCAGACTCTGAATAATTAGAGTTGGTTTCCTCTGAAAGAGGCAGGAAGAAGGAGGTAGAGGGGCAGGGGGAGAAATTCCTACTCAGTACTCATTACTCACGACTCCCTTCTTCAAGTCAGAACGTGAAAAAGTTTGAGTATGAGTCTTTGCTTGATGCTTAACTGCACTATCTTTTCTGAACTGTGGTAAACAGCAATTGTCACTGTCTTACTCTACTTGATGAAAATTTATTTTCAACAGTGTAGAAAGTGAATTACCATGGTAAAATATACTCAATTATTATCTACTAATTAAGTACTTAAGTATCAATAAATATAATCAGAAAATCTAATGTCTAATTATTAACAATAACCCTCATCAAATAATGAATAATTAGATACTCGTGACTAAATTCATAATTTAGTAAAATTTATTGCTAGAGGCTTTATAAATAAAATTCATTAAAGAAGGGTGGAGAACAGGATGATTCTCTACCTTTCTTGAATGAGGGAGTGGAGAGTGAAGAAGTACTGAAGTTATTCTCCCTGCCCCCTGCTTGCTTCAAGAAATATGCGCGATTGTCACCCCACTACCACCGTCAGATTGTTCTGCTGGCTCGTGACGGCTAACTCTAGGGTGTTGTTCTAAAAATGTGTGGACACCTTGACGGAGTTTGCCAGTACCATGTCCATGAATAATCCAGATTGGGCCAGTGGCTTCAGAAATGGCTTTGTCTAAAATGTATTCGGCATCTGCTACCCGTTTACCTCGTAAATCCACAGTATTTTTGGAGGTACGAATTGCTAGAACCGGTTGAGCCGGTGGGGGTGGAGTAACTGGGGCTGGCTTGGCTTTGGTGATTGGTTCAGGTTTTTGACCATCGAGAGATTCGATATCTTCTAGCTTCACCGTCATCTTCATGATGCCAAAGCGGACTGTTAATTCACCATCTTCATCAGGGGCGGTTAACACATCGGCTGTTTGACCAAATTGGGAGATACGAATGCGATCGCCTACTTTAGGCACAAACCCCGGTTTTGCCTTTGGTGGCGGTGCTGGTTGATATTTTTGGGCGATTTGATGGAGGTTGTTGGTTGCTTGCTGGGCATCTTGGGCTGTGGCTGTACCTTGCTGCAAGCGGCGAATGACTTTGGCAATTTCCCCTTTGGCTTGGGTAATGGCTTGTTGTACCGCGATTTCCTGGGAAGCTTTGAGAGACTGTTCTCGCTCTTGTAATGCTGCCGCCTTGTTCGATACTTCTTTATATAAGCGTTCTGCTTGTTGTAATATTTTCTGTGCTTCTGCGGCTTTGGTTTCCTGGCGACGACGTTGGGCTTCTAACCCAGCAATTACCAAGTTAACTTCGTCAGTCGCTTCTCCCACCTGGGTTTTTGCCTGTTCTACGACTTCCGCCTTTAAACCCAAACGGAGGGCGATCGCCAAAGCATTAGAACGTCCGGGGATACCCCACAACAAACGATAAGTAGGCGACAATGTAGCATCATCAAATTCTACGGAAGCATTTTCAAAGCGCTGATCTTCATATTTCAGGGCTTTTAA comes from the Nostoc sp. PCC 7120 = FACHB-418 genome and includes:
- a CDS encoding DUF2997 domain-containing protein; amino-acid sequence: METLEFIIYPDGRVQETVTGIVGASCAEVTAAIEAQLGQVLTHEPTSEFFATQVQESSLANTQTTYSDW
- a CDS encoding DUF1257 domain-containing protein, with the translated sequence MSHFSQIKTQIRNLESLQEALTDLGIDWKPGPQEVRGYRGQTHPAEITIEQENGYDIGFRWNGKEYELVADLQYWQQNLSVDGFLRQVTQRYAYQTVVKETARVGFQVSEQQKNDDGSIRLVVQRWSA
- a CDS encoding ferredoxin, translating into MADFLPSPEQEDNRSGFEPELGGFLRDAPERSGFEPELGGILRQKGVYVDEITCIGCKHCAHVARNTFYIEPDYGRSRVIRQDGDAEEVIQEAIDTCPVDCIHWVDYTELKNLEEDRKFQVIPVVGYPVDHAVATTEKRRRKQKSKNKKSRY
- a CDS encoding YiaA/YiaB family inner membrane protein; translated protein: MQTIGPQKDSPAWVIQTWAAFMLSISMTSFGIVNLPVDNWVKGFMSMGLAFSVGSTFTLAKTTRDLHEARRLAARIDEAKVEKLLSQHDPLNLK
- a CDS encoding DUF4335 domain-containing protein — encoded protein: MPLSNSVIRRYTPPTCTLEVLAQSSPLSRWMGKPVLRHLTFELRFDDPQLPEENRVPIRGDRDQLEALCDAVTTYVQQFLQQPPDSFRFNVSELEDSTKVSTEELTDFHQASLLSKTTKSFIPQIPGTKIYLEPGDYLTHNLFLGSLANQASGYVIQLSLLQLFDLATALDEYSTDVMALPSLNNTSSIVRFPAWASVAAVLVLALGLTPLTWQYANNTKQKDQQTATNSNPNDEQIALQPTLPNFPAPQSELAPANNSSTLPLGSAPPPPPNTGLPTTPLISPNTSFPGNSPTTTNSALPPNSVASKQALNIPQTNIPPISGNPGITIPGQQVAIQPNPSGGINSGGVTLKRSLPPRLSTSTSNLSSGIPPVPPPLATIPNNAIPQAYSPVTSQAARSRVNTSPELAETSSLIDGSRSEAKTALPSEIATSNTSTLFDTPQVAEAREFFKKRWQPPSGFVQTLEYSVMLGVDGSIERILPLGKAARDYVDLVGMPAIGEPFVSANRSGQMTRIRVLLSPDGKVQTFPETE
- a CDS encoding DUF3038 domain-containing protein, whose amino-acid sequence is MLKVMQSAADPATPNSQWEDLIKLPTPNVVEWDNIKTQLDLVLLALETLTGIGSEAMLSAATSLNLESKVPDRVALWRLRQSNPLRKGQGGRKKLDVEEARSLVLIICYLAKQHQELIRRAVGLLEQMAEKNREPHQAALLGDYIDAFCNTYQERMEEDEQISTDLLTNLALKLLVDLLFYSAPGGHRRLWLALIDRSAKF